The Prevotella sp. E9-3 genome has a window encoding:
- a CDS encoding Ig-like domain-containing protein — protein MKKNIFYALMMPALMLGAVSCTDYQDDIDKLGAENDALRSYNNQTISQLNSVVFQTEEGVVNITVDQPAAATIVYEVEPKELASTLAADITHLKFVTQHDAAMAITAAAGDDAKGTLTVTATPSGFDGSKDYSLSLIYSEDARSYQTAYTPVYVITHPTAGSLAITIPTTSGGKYAVGANYQLSAVFTPAYITETGVTWSVDDTTLATISEDGVFTPIKNGTVTITCTSKDNPAVSATVTIEITGGNIPLDEGGVSQGGAE, from the coding sequence ATGAAAAAGAACATTTTTTATGCATTGATGATGCCCGCACTGATGCTGGGCGCAGTGTCCTGCACAGACTATCAGGACGATATTGACAAGTTGGGTGCCGAGAATGATGCCCTGCGCAGTTATAACAACCAGACCATCTCGCAGTTGAACAGCGTGGTGTTCCAGACCGAGGAGGGCGTGGTGAACATCACTGTGGATCAGCCGGCTGCTGCTACCATCGTCTATGAGGTAGAGCCCAAGGAGCTCGCTTCTACACTGGCAGCAGACATCACCCATCTGAAGTTCGTGACTCAGCATGATGCTGCCATGGCCATCACCGCCGCTGCAGGCGATGATGCCAAGGGTACGCTGACCGTCACCGCTACACCCAGCGGCTTCGACGGCAGCAAGGACTATAGCCTGTCGCTGATTTACAGCGAGGACGCTCGTTCGTACCAGACCGCCTACACGCCTGTGTATGTCATCACGCATCCCACTGCCGGCAGCCTGGCTATCACCATCCCCACCACCTCTGGCGGTAAGTATGCCGTGGGTGCCAACTATCAACTCAGCGCTGTGTTCACACCTGCTTACATCACCGAGACCGGCGTGACCTGGAGCGTGGACGATACCACGCTGGCCACCATCAGTGAGGACGGTGTGTTCACCCCGATTAAGAACGGCACGGTGACCATCACCTGCACCTCGAAGGACAACCCCGCAGTGAGTGCCACTGTCACCATTGAGATTACTGGCGGCAACATTCCTCTGGACGAGGGTGGTGTCAGCCAAGGCGGTGCCGAATAA
- a CDS encoding OmpA family protein: MNKKTIMLTLALALVGAAPTQAQTTRDSVAFQPHWFVQPQVGVGYHVGEAKFSKLLSPAAALSVGRQFSPVFGLRLGASGWEARNWQTHPVAEYKWNYVQANLDATVSLTNLIWGWNADRKWNIYGLAGVGLNIASSNDDANRLAATATAPGLPNGGFQNLWDGTKLFPAGRIGGGIEYDLSERVALGLEYNANVLPDKWNSKKGKSDNLDWQQNLLVGVKIALGPTRKHIKIEEPLPVVEPEPVVEKKPEPVVEKKPEPVIEKKPEPVIEKKPELKEVKVYFRFSSSRILPSEESKIDEIAEYMKAHPDKHLTVTGWASRTGKWQYNLKLSRWRANAVKKALVARGVDASRIKTEGKGERGKGDDKEDRAAVAVTIEN; this comes from the coding sequence ATGAACAAAAAGACAATTATGCTGACACTGGCGCTGGCCCTCGTAGGGGCTGCGCCAACACAGGCGCAGACAACGAGAGACTCGGTGGCCTTCCAGCCACACTGGTTCGTCCAGCCCCAGGTGGGCGTGGGCTACCACGTGGGCGAAGCCAAGTTCTCGAAGCTGCTGTCGCCTGCTGCCGCGCTTAGCGTGGGCCGTCAGTTCTCGCCGGTCTTCGGCCTGCGCCTCGGTGCGTCGGGCTGGGAGGCTCGCAACTGGCAGACACACCCCGTGGCAGAGTATAAATGGAACTATGTGCAGGCCAATCTGGACGCTACGGTGTCGCTGACCAACCTCATCTGGGGATGGAACGCAGACCGTAAGTGGAACATCTACGGACTGGCTGGCGTGGGACTGAACATCGCTTCGAGCAACGACGACGCCAACCGTCTGGCAGCAACGGCGACGGCTCCGGGACTGCCTAACGGCGGATTCCAGAACCTATGGGACGGCACGAAGCTGTTCCCCGCAGGACGCATCGGCGGCGGCATCGAGTATGATCTCTCTGAGCGCGTGGCGCTCGGTCTGGAGTACAACGCCAATGTGCTGCCCGACAAGTGGAACTCGAAGAAAGGCAAGAGCGACAACCTCGACTGGCAGCAGAACCTGCTGGTGGGCGTGAAGATTGCCTTAGGTCCCACGCGCAAGCACATCAAGATTGAGGAGCCTCTGCCTGTAGTGGAGCCTGAGCCCGTGGTCGAGAAGAAACCCGAACCGGTGGTCGAGAAGAAACCCGAGCCCGTCATCGAGAAGAAGCCTGAGCCCGTCATCGAGAAGAAGCCTGAACTCAAGGAGGTGAAGGTTTACTTCCGCTTCAGTTCATCGCGCATCCTGCCTTCCGAGGAATCGAAGATTGACGAGATTGCCGAATACATGAAGGCGCATCCCGACAAGCACCTCACTGTGACAGGCTGGGCCAGCCGCACCGGTAAGTGGCAGTACAACCTGAAACTCTCGCGCTGGCGTGCCAATGCCGTGAAGAAGGCGCTCGTGGCCCGTGGCGTCGATGCTTCGCGCATCAAGACCGAGGGTAAGGGCGAACGTGGCAAGGGCGACGACAAGGAAGACCGAGCTGCGGTAGCCGTTACAATTGAAAATTAA
- a CDS encoding leucine-rich repeat protein — protein MKTISRYIMTLALLLTAVTGAWAQTQWESGDCTVTLNNGTLTVSGNGGMADYLNYSDRPWDGNKGDITSVVVESGVTSVGFNAFSSFSTMTSVTLPEGLTAIGPNAFNSCSSLQSITIPSTVTSISEGAFYGCSAMTSVTLPEGLTAIGGMTFSDCISLTSVTIPSTVTSIEDGAFMGCSAITSVTLPEGLTAIGAAAFMSCSSLTSVTIPSTVTSIRDNAFVLSSAISDVNLYANPDNLTWGDASSDFKSGKATQCHVLAEHLTAYETKFGSSVNVTFVGDLQPLATPIKVTPGSSANTWTFTMPGSDVVLTPIYAKAAAFATTGTEPEVKTLLPEAAEGVIAGTDASLIAEGTGIVAFAGTSTEVTQGTLMYAIGTSATEAPALTAFSATVPTAKNVADDGADVYVWYYIKGADAPDGQQATEENTFNDTEPACLTVTVLTNKFDITFKAANDNTIEAGKATVTVDDQPATVTEGKLEGVKMGSEVKLEAKPGYKFRKVEVKKAEAAGIVNPVVGQVIGSDGNNYDANATLPDGVTKVAMIAYVSGSNGLALALTDISGYYTWDNSGTSNNGKTAPEICSALNTSMAVTGGTWKLPSQDEWKQMFSANGGNEGSYTGLNTAIGNAGGTALNENGEYWSSSEFYDDAWLVRLEDGNASWSVYGKHYTNHVRACLAF, from the coding sequence ATGAAAACAATATCAAGATATATAATGACGCTCGCGCTGCTACTCACGGCAGTCACGGGCGCGTGGGCACAGACGCAGTGGGAAAGCGGCGACTGCACCGTAACACTCAACAACGGCACGCTGACCGTCAGCGGCAACGGTGGCATGGCGGACTACCTTAACTACAGCGACCGGCCATGGGACGGTAACAAAGGAGACATCACCAGCGTGGTGGTGGAGAGCGGCGTAACATCCGTGGGCTTTAATGCCTTCAGCAGCTTCTCAACCATGACCTCCGTCACCCTGCCCGAAGGTTTGACGGCCATCGGCCCTAATGCCTTCAACAGCTGCAGCAGCCTGCAATCAATCACCATCCCCTCGACGGTGACGAGCATCAGCGAAGGTGCCTTCTACGGCTGCTCAGCCATGACCTCCGTCACCCTGCCCGAAGGCTTGACGGCCATCGGCGGTATGACCTTCAGCGACTGCATCAGCCTGACATCAGTCACCATCCCCTCGACGGTGACGAGCATCGAGGATGGTGCCTTCATGGGCTGCTCAGCCATAACCTCCGTCACCCTGCCCGAAGGTTTGACGGCCATCGGCGCTGCTGCCTTCATGAGCTGCAGCAGCCTGACATCAGTCACCATCCCCTCGACGGTGACGAGCATCCGCGATAATGCCTTCGTGTTAAGCTCAGCCATATCTGACGTCAATCTCTACGCCAACCCGGACAACCTGACTTGGGGCGATGCCAGCAGTGACTTCAAGTCAGGCAAGGCCACCCAGTGCCACGTGCTCGCCGAGCACCTGACCGCATACGAGACCAAGTTCGGCTCCAGCGTCAACGTCACCTTCGTGGGCGACCTGCAGCCGCTGGCTACGCCCATCAAGGTGACCCCCGGCTCGTCCGCTAACACATGGACCTTCACGATGCCCGGCAGCGACGTCGTGCTGACACCCATCTACGCCAAGGCAGCCGCATTCGCCACCACGGGCACCGAGCCCGAAGTGAAGACGCTGCTGCCCGAAGCCGCTGAAGGCGTCATCGCCGGCACCGACGCATCGCTCATCGCCGAGGGCACCGGCATCGTGGCCTTCGCCGGAACGAGCACCGAGGTAACGCAGGGCACGCTGATGTATGCCATCGGCACCTCAGCCACCGAGGCCCCCGCACTCACCGCATTCAGCGCCACAGTGCCCACAGCCAAGAACGTCGCTGACGACGGCGCAGATGTCTACGTATGGTACTACATCAAGGGCGCCGACGCCCCCGACGGCCAGCAAGCCACCGAGGAGAACACCTTCAACGACACCGAGCCCGCCTGCCTCACCGTCACCGTGCTCACCAACAAGTTCGACATCACCTTCAAGGCCGCCAACGACAACACCATCGAGGCCGGCAAGGCCACCGTTACTGTCGACGACCAGCCAGCCACCGTCACCGAGGGCAAGCTCGAGGGCGTGAAGATGGGCAGCGAGGTGAAGCTCGAGGCCAAGCCCGGCTACAAGTTCCGCAAGGTGGAGGTGAAGAAGGCAGAAGCAGCTGGCATCGTCAACCCCGTTGTGGGACAGGTTATCGGCAGCGACGGCAATAACTACGACGCTAATGCCACACTGCCCGACGGCGTGACCAAAGTGGCCATGATAGCCTATGTCAGCGGCAGCAACGGCCTGGCACTGGCGCTGACCGATATATCGGGCTATTATACCTGGGACAACTCGGGTACATCCAACAATGGTAAGACTGCTCCCGAGATATGCAGCGCATTGAATACAAGCATGGCCGTAACAGGCGGCACATGGAAGTTGCCCAGCCAGGACGAGTGGAAGCAGATGTTCAGCGCCAATGGCGGCAACGAAGGAAGCTACACCGGCCTGAATACAGCCATCGGCAATGCCGGAGGCACAGCCTTGAATGAGAACGGAGAGTACTGGTCGTCGTCGGAGTTCTATGACGACGCCTGGCTCGTGCGCCTCGAAGATGGCAATGCCAGCTGGAGCGTATACGGTAAGCACTACACCAACCATGTTCGCGCCTGCCTCGCATTCTAA
- a CDS encoding DUF6261 family protein → MATTRFHQINAFINKASHAPHAAHLSWMQRFQERVQTLIVTELGEDCPAMIVSQNTALVAAVQAEDVAYRTITRSPLTEQIAEADQVRDNTYIGLRTMVEALGRVGTAAQKEAAPRVLQAMRDYQVSVTENYELESTHIAQLIQQLEVQPLSDDCTTLAITSLVGQLKTENQQVQTLIAQRNEQQAGIDAQAMQRARVAADLVYVETVMVVNAFAVVEQQQGASPYDHAIDVINQDQEYYVQQVFPKAKLKKVKITDAISFYFTTNETWKKAVGQHPDENAGWTVTEDNELLYQTQRLLDAQGNAVDATKKVDDTKQYQLEQPAEGSDVTPVTPE, encoded by the coding sequence ATGGCAACTACAAGATTTCATCAAATCAACGCCTTTATCAACAAGGCGAGTCACGCTCCCCACGCCGCCCACCTCTCGTGGATGCAGCGGTTTCAGGAGCGCGTGCAGACGCTCATCGTGACCGAACTGGGGGAGGACTGCCCGGCAATGATCGTCAGTCAGAACACGGCACTCGTGGCCGCCGTACAGGCCGAGGACGTGGCCTACCGCACCATCACGCGCAGCCCGCTGACGGAGCAGATAGCCGAGGCCGACCAGGTGCGCGACAACACCTACATCGGTCTGCGCACCATGGTCGAGGCGCTGGGCCGCGTGGGCACCGCTGCGCAGAAGGAGGCGGCACCCCGCGTGCTGCAGGCCATGCGCGACTATCAGGTGAGCGTGACGGAGAACTACGAGCTGGAGTCCACCCACATCGCCCAGCTCATCCAGCAGCTCGAAGTGCAGCCCCTGTCGGACGACTGCACCACGCTCGCGATAACCTCGCTGGTCGGCCAGCTGAAGACCGAGAACCAGCAGGTGCAGACGCTCATTGCCCAGCGCAACGAGCAGCAGGCGGGCATCGACGCGCAGGCCATGCAGAGGGCCCGCGTGGCCGCCGACCTGGTGTATGTGGAGACGGTGATGGTCGTCAACGCCTTCGCCGTGGTGGAGCAGCAGCAGGGCGCGAGCCCCTACGACCACGCCATCGACGTCATCAATCAGGACCAGGAGTACTACGTGCAGCAGGTGTTCCCCAAGGCCAAGCTGAAGAAGGTGAAGATAACGGACGCGATATCGTTCTACTTCACCACGAACGAAACGTGGAAGAAGGCCGTGGGGCAGCACCCCGACGAGAATGCCGGCTGGACGGTGACGGAGGACAACGAGCTGCTGTACCAGACGCAGCGCCTGCTGGACGCACAGGGTAACGCCGTGGACGCCACGAAGAAGGTGGACGACACGAAGCAGTACCAACTGGAGCAGCCGGCAGAGGGCAGCGACGTAACGCCGGTAACGCCCGAATAG